Genomic segment of Bifidobacterium lemurum:
GAATTCGTTGTTGGTGCCGTAGGTGATGTCGGCGTTGTACTGCTTGCGGCGCTCCGGCGGCTTCTGGTCGGTGATGATGCAGCCGACGTTCAGGCCGAGGAAGCGGTAGATGCGGCCCATGAGCTCGCTCTGGTAGCTGGCGAGATAGTCGTTGACGGTGACCACGTGCACGCCCTTGCCCTCGAGCGCGTTGAGGTAGCTCGGCAGGGTGGCGACCAGCGTCTTGCCTTCACCGGTTTTCATTTCGGCGATGTTGCCCCAGTGCAGGGCGGCGCCGCCCATCAGCTGCACGTCGAAGTGACGCTGGCCGAGCGTGCGCTTGGACACCTCGCGCACGGTGGCGAAGGCCTCGGGCATGATGTCGTCCAGCTTCTTGCCGTTGTCGACCTGTTCCTTGAACTTCGCGGTCTGGGCCTTGAGCTCCTCGTCGGAGAGCGCGGAGATCTCCTCCTCCAACGCGTTGGTGGCCTTCGCCACGTTCTCAAGCTTCTTGATCTGTCGGCCTTCGCCCATGCGCAGGGCTTTGTCAACAATGTCTACCACGTGTCACTCCTCTGTCGTTCGTGTGGACCGTTACCGAGCATAGTCGCGTTTCCTCCATGACACGACCTCACTTCGACCAAATTACGCAACTTTGTGCATATCCGACGGCCAGCCGTGCTGCCACAACGAAAAGCCCGCAATCCCAAACGGGACTGCGGGCCAGCGATCAGACTATCGACGGAGCGTCTTACTGAATGTTCTCCGGAGTGTCGATCTCGAACACGCCGTAGCTCCAGCCGTGACGGTGGTACACCACGGACGGACGGTTGGTCTCCTTGTTCACGAACAGGAAGAAGTCATGTCCGATAAGCTCCATCTCATACAGCGCCTCGTCGATGCTCATCGGCTCCGCGATATGCAGCTTGCGGCGGATGACGATCGGCGTGTCCCCAACCTGGACCTCCACCGACTCGCCCGGACCGAGATCCGAGGCGACGGCGGCCTCCGGGCTGTTGTTCGGCTCCTCCTCCGGCTCTTCCACCGCGACGGGAGCGACCTCGCCCAAATCGACCGGCAGCGGATTCGAGTATCCGCGACGATGGTCCTTGCGGCGGTCGCGCGTGCGGCGCAGACGCAGGGTCAGCTTGTCCAAAGCCATATCCAGCGCGCTGAACTCATCGGTGCTGGAAGCCTCGGCGCGCACCACGGTACGACCGGCGATGATGGTGATTTCCACCCGCTTGGCGGTATCCGCCTGACGGGGGTTGCCCTCATGCGTCAGCACGATCTGCGCGCGCTGGGCGTCGGGGGCGATAGCGGTCACACGATTCATCTTGCTTTCGACGACATCACGGAACCTTTGCTTGATCTGCGTGTGGCGTCCGGTAACGACGATTTCCATGTGGACCTCCCTTGACTCAAGCGGTTGCCCGCTATATGTGTTCCGAACAGCGTCATCACCGCTCGGGTACGCCCCATTGTACCCAACCGATGCGCGAACGACGGGAAAACGCGCGGGAAGTTTTCCCAAAGATCATGGCGCGTCGATATTCCCTATCCACTGGTATAGTTGTGCATTTGAGACCTCTTGATGGCCGCGGCCGTGATCTTCATTGGGATCGGCTGAGGAACTTCCGGGCTCCACAGAGCACGATGGCGGATAACGTCCGCCCAGGGCGACCTGAGAGATAGCGCAACAGAGAACAGACCGCCCGTCCTCGACGGGTAAGGGTGAAACGGCGGTGTAAGAGACCACCGGGGACCTGGTAACAGGGACCGCATGGCAAGCCTCATCGGGAGCAAGGCCAAGCAGATGACGGCAAGGGCTGCTCGCCCGTGTCATCGGGTAGGCTGCTAGAGCCTGACGGCGACGTCAGGTCGAGATGGATGGCCATCCGCGCGCGTTTCGGCGCGCGTGACAGAACCCGGGGTATAAGAGGTCTCACTTTCCTCCCCCATCCCACGCTTTTGCCGGCGGGACATATCCGCAACGAACCCGCCGCGTATCATCCCAATCACCTCCAACCTCGCCCATACCGCCGCAGACCCATCCCAACAAATCCCGCCGCACGGCCCCAATCACTCCTCCTCCATCCATATCCACCCCTCTTCCAGCCATATCCACCCATCTCCACCCACGCGCACCATGCCCAGCCCCTCCTCCACCCACGCGCGTCACGCTCAACCGTCTCCACCCGCATACGGCGCTTTCCGACCAGACGCGGCCAACCACCTCGA
This window contains:
- the hpf gene encoding ribosome hibernation-promoting factor, HPF/YfiA family, whose product is MEIVVTGRHTQIKQRFRDVVESKMNRVTAIAPDAQRAQIVLTHEGNPRQADTAKRVEITIIAGRTVVRAEASSTDEFSALDMALDKLTLRLRRTRDRRKDHRRGYSNPLPVDLGEVAPVAVEEPEEEPNNSPEAAVASDLGPGESVEVQVGDTPIVIRRKLHIAEPMSIDEALYEMELIGHDFFLFVNKETNRPSVVYHRHGWSYGVFEIDTPENIQ